The following proteins are co-located in the Bacteroidales bacterium genome:
- a CDS encoding FKBP-type peptidyl-prolyl cis-trans isomerase gives MKIEKNKMVSLIYELRESNSEGRVIEALDETRPLTFVYGTGRLLPVFESNIDSLTAGEPFKFALSSEMAYGAKREDMIVNVPIAVFETDGKLNEDICQVGLEVPMMDTEGNPLNGIINEITDTYVKMDFNHPMAGQDLYFSGKIIDVRDATEEEIHPSGHGCAGCGGHESSDCSGGCS, from the coding sequence ATGAAGATTGAAAAAAATAAAATGGTCTCTCTGATTTATGAACTGAGAGAAAGCAATTCTGAAGGCAGAGTAATCGAGGCTCTTGATGAAACAAGGCCGCTTACATTTGTTTATGGGACCGGCAGGCTGCTGCCTGTTTTTGAATCGAATATAGATTCATTAACTGCCGGAGAGCCTTTCAAATTTGCACTTAGTTCAGAAATGGCTTACGGTGCCAAGAGGGAAGACATGATAGTAAATGTGCCGATTGCTGTATTCGAGACAGACGGAAAACTAAATGAAGATATATGCCAGGTTGGACTTGAAGTTCCTATGATGGACACCGAGGGAAATCCATTGAATGGTATAATCAATGAAATAACAGATACTTACGTTAAAATGGACTTTAACCATCCAATGGCAGGACAGGATCTTTATTTCTCAGGAAAGATAATTGATGTTCGTGATGCTACTGAAGAAGAAATCCATCCCTCTGGTCATGGATGTGCAGGGTGCGGCGGACATGAAAGTTCTGACTGCTCCGGAGGCTGCAGCTAA
- a CDS encoding SDR family oxidoreductase produces the protein MNIIVNGGTRGIGREVVNILAKNPDNKILVTGRNQKALNDINEQYTNVITAVIDLADLDAQSDSLLNIIRSNFKKADILINVAGLLVSKDFTETDSFEARLMMEINFFGPAAFIRLIKPLLAEGSHIVNISSMGGFQGSSKYRGLSYYSASKAALACLTECLAMEFQADGIKVNCLALGAVQTEMLEEAFPGYRAPVSAKEMGEFIAEFALTGHKVFNGKILPVALSNP, from the coding sequence ATGAACATAATTGTCAATGGCGGAACAAGAGGGATCGGCCGGGAAGTTGTGAATATACTTGCTAAGAATCCTGATAATAAAATCCTGGTGACAGGGCGAAACCAGAAGGCTCTGAATGACATAAATGAACAGTACACCAATGTGATAACAGCGGTTATTGATCTTGCAGATCTGGATGCACAATCTGATTCATTGCTAAATATTATAAGAAGTAATTTTAAAAAGGCAGATATCCTAATAAATGTAGCAGGGCTGCTGGTCTCAAAAGATTTTACCGAAACAGACAGTTTTGAAGCGAGACTAATGATGGAGATTAATTTCTTTGGTCCTGCAGCATTTATCAGGCTGATTAAGCCTCTTTTAGCTGAGGGGTCACATATAGTCAATATATCAAGTATGGGCGGTTTTCAGGGCAGTTCAAAGTACAGAGGGCTCTCCTATTACAGCGCCTCAAAAGCTGCTCTGGCATGCCTTACAGAATGTCTGGCGATGGAATTTCAGGCTGACGGGATAAAAGTTAATTGCCTGGCTTTGGGAGCGGTACAGACTGAGATGCTTGAGGAAGCTTTTCCGGGATATAGAGCCCCAGTTAGTGCGAAAGAAATGGGTGAATTCATTGCGGAGTTCGCATTAACCGGTCATAAGGTGTTCAATGGTAAGATACTGCCAGTTGCTTTAAGTAATCCGTAA
- a CDS encoding 3-hydroxyacyl-CoA dehydrogenase family protein, which translates to MAENTEKLEDYGLSHESKTKTMFSRVGIVGAGSVGQNIARMISSKGMDVIFLELNQQKIDQAYQELAKELDRMIERWGMTNSEKLGILSRIKGTMNYNDFKGCDIVIEAIKSSSREHSHDIRMAILRKIEQHVDRNTIIATNSSTQVITELTADLEHKDRCVSFHFLTPEADARVVEIVKGLYTSQEAYDNTIKFANLIGKKVVPVKESPGIISTRLFVPLINEACEILMEGVGSMEDIDLTMKVGFGLPLGPFEMADKIGLDKILRWCENLYDEFGDLKYKSSPLLKKLVRANQWGRRTGRGFYEYNKDGVKITKNVSLES; encoded by the coding sequence ATGGCAGAAAATACAGAAAAGCTTGAAGATTATGGCCTGTCTCATGAGAGTAAGACCAAAACAATGTTTTCAAGGGTAGGAATTGTTGGAGCGGGTTCAGTAGGACAAAATATCGCGAGAATGATAAGCTCAAAAGGAATGGATGTGATCTTCCTTGAGCTTAACCAGCAGAAGATAGATCAGGCATATCAGGAACTTGCTAAAGAACTTGACCGGATGATTGAGCGCTGGGGTATGACAAATTCTGAAAAACTTGGCATATTGTCAAGGATCAAGGGTACAATGAATTATAATGACTTTAAAGGGTGTGATATCGTAATAGAAGCCATTAAATCATCCAGCCGTGAGCATAGTCATGATATCAGGATGGCAATTTTGAGAAAAATTGAACAGCATGTTGACCGTAACACAATAATTGCTACAAATTCCTCAACACAGGTAATAACCGAACTGACTGCTGACCTTGAACACAAGGACAGATGTGTAAGTTTCCATTTCCTTACTCCGGAAGCAGATGCGAGGGTTGTTGAAATTGTTAAAGGTCTCTACACATCTCAGGAGGCTTATGATAATACTATAAAGTTTGCCAATCTTATTGGTAAAAAAGTTGTTCCTGTAAAAGAATCTCCCGGTATTATCAGTACACGACTTTTTGTTCCGCTTATAAATGAGGCTTGCGAAATACTGATGGAAGGTGTTGGAAGTATGGAGGATATAGATCTGACAATGAAAGTCGGTTTTGGCCTTCCTCTGGGTCCTTTTGAAATGGCAGACAAGATCGGTCTCGATAAAATCCTGCGCTGGTGCGAAAACCTTTATGATGAGTTTGGCGATCTCAAGTACAAGTCATCACCGCTTCTTAAAAAGCTTGTAAGGGCAAATCAATGGGGCAGACGCACTGGAAGAGGCTTTTATGAGTACAATAAGGATGGTGTGAAAATCACAAAGAATGTCTCACTTGAAAGTTAG
- the buk gene encoding butyrate kinase yields MSERLILAINPGSTSTKFSLFQEDKLVFEKNLRHTSEELKSFAKITDQFQFRKDLIMNELLERKTDLKSINAVVGRGGLVKPIESGIYVVNQQMKDDLRIGIMGQHASNLGGLIADEIASSLPSARAYIVDPVVVDELQPVAKISGHPEITRRSIFHALNQKAVARIYASSIGRSYEDLNLIIAHMGGGVSVGAHRKGRVIDVNNALDGEGPFSPERSGTLPAGQLSELCYSGRFSHGEIKSMLTGKGGMVAYLGTNSFIDVWKMAESGNEKAKLICDAAAYQVAKEIGAMSAVLNGEVDAVILTGGMAYEVPYVKQIEKMVQYIAKVVVYPGEDEMKALAFNGLLALDGKIEIKNYS; encoded by the coding sequence ATGTCAGAACGATTAATACTTGCAATAAATCCTGGTTCTACTTCAACAAAATTTTCCCTGTTTCAGGAAGATAAGCTGGTATTTGAGAAGAATCTGAGGCATACATCAGAGGAATTGAAATCTTTCGCGAAGATTACAGATCAGTTTCAGTTCAGAAAAGATCTCATTATGAATGAGCTGCTTGAAAGAAAAACAGATCTTAAATCGATAAATGCCGTAGTTGGAAGAGGGGGACTGGTAAAGCCAATCGAATCAGGAATCTATGTAGTTAACCAGCAGATGAAGGATGATCTCAGAATAGGTATTATGGGTCAGCATGCAAGCAATCTGGGAGGACTGATTGCTGATGAAATTGCTTCTTCTCTTCCTTCTGCCAGAGCTTATATAGTTGATCCTGTTGTTGTTGATGAGCTTCAGCCTGTTGCGAAGATCTCAGGACATCCTGAAATAACAAGACGGTCAATCTTTCATGCTTTAAACCAGAAAGCAGTTGCACGTATTTATGCTTCCTCAATCGGCAGGAGCTATGAAGATCTGAATCTTATAATTGCCCATATGGGCGGAGGAGTCAGCGTAGGAGCGCACAGAAAAGGGCGTGTTATTGATGTTAACAACGCTCTGGATGGTGAGGGCCCGTTCTCTCCTGAGAGGTCAGGTACGCTTCCTGCCGGACAACTGTCTGAACTATGTTACAGCGGCAGGTTTTCCCACGGTGAAATTAAGTCGATGCTAACAGGTAAGGGAGGGATGGTAGCTTACCTTGGAACCAACAGCTTTATCGATGTGTGGAAAATGGCGGAATCAGGTAATGAAAAGGCTAAATTGATTTGTGATGCGGCTGCATATCAGGTCGCAAAAGAGATTGGCGCAATGTCAGCCGTCCTTAATGGAGAAGTCGACGCAGTGATACTCACAGGGGGTATGGCGTATGAAGTACCTTATGTTAAGCAGATTGAGAAAATGGTTCAATATATTGCTAAAGTGGTTGTTTATCCGGGCGAAGACGAAATGAAAGCCCTGGCATTTAATGGCCTGCTTGCCCTCGATGGGAAGATTGAAATCAAAAATTATTCCTAA
- a CDS encoding cation:dicarboxylase symporter family transporter, which translates to MSKIWKFFPWILIAVISFTLVLMVIQANNLLEIPSSILFIFRILSVSVLVIHAFRKKSLTTWILVCMVAGAEFGYDVPGVAKKLQVFSDIFLRMIKTIIAPLLFSTLVVGIAGHADIKQIGRMGWKSLLYFEIVSTVALFIGLLAINIGKAGVGVVLPPSPDVPAISTIKAQSTSDFILHIFPENIAKAIFEGQILQIVIFSIIFAIAVAMVKEKYRTPMIRFSESLAEVMFKFTNIVMYFAPVAVFAAIAYTVGHMGLDILYNLFKLLATLYVALFVFLIFVLLPIALLFRIPIKPFIRAVSEPATIAFATSNSESALPSAMEAMEKFGIPRKIVAFVIPTGYSFNLDGTTLYLSLATIFVAQAAGIDLPIDKQILICLTLMLTSKGVAGVSRASLVILLGTAVSFGLPTEPIFIILGIDVLMDMARTSVNVIGNCLATAVIARSEKEFDDVAARNFTAD; encoded by the coding sequence ATGAGTAAAATCTGGAAATTCTTTCCCTGGATTCTGATAGCTGTTATCAGTTTTACTCTGGTGCTGATGGTTATTCAGGCCAATAATCTGCTTGAGATACCATCTTCTATATTGTTTATATTCAGAATATTAAGTGTTTCTGTTCTTGTTATCCATGCCTTTCGTAAAAAGTCCCTCACCACCTGGATTCTGGTTTGTATGGTTGCTGGTGCGGAATTTGGTTATGATGTACCGGGAGTAGCTAAAAAGCTGCAGGTTTTCAGCGACATCTTCCTGAGAATGATCAAAACCATCATTGCTCCGTTGCTGTTCTCAACTCTTGTAGTTGGAATAGCAGGTCATGCAGATATTAAGCAGATAGGAAGAATGGGATGGAAGTCGTTGTTATACTTCGAGATTGTATCTACAGTCGCGCTGTTCATAGGACTTCTGGCAATAAATATCGGCAAAGCCGGTGTTGGTGTGGTACTGCCACCAAGTCCTGATGTGCCGGCCATTTCAACAATAAAAGCTCAGTCTACAAGTGACTTTATTCTTCACATATTCCCTGAGAATATTGCAAAAGCCATTTTTGAGGGACAGATCCTTCAGATTGTTATTTTCAGTATAATATTTGCTATAGCTGTTGCCATGGTCAAGGAGAAATACCGTACTCCTATGATCCGGTTCAGCGAAAGCCTTGCTGAAGTAATGTTCAAGTTCACAAATATTGTAATGTATTTTGCTCCTGTTGCCGTGTTTGCAGCAATTGCCTATACAGTAGGCCATATGGGGCTCGACATTCTGTATAACCTTTTCAAATTACTTGCTACCTTATATGTAGCGCTTTTCGTTTTTCTGATTTTTGTTCTGCTTCCGATAGCTCTGTTATTCAGGATCCCGATAAAACCATTTATCAGAGCAGTTTCAGAACCCGCAACAATAGCCTTTGCAACATCTAATTCCGAATCAGCCCTTCCTTCAGCAATGGAGGCGATGGAGAAGTTCGGTATACCCCGGAAAATAGTTGCTTTTGTAATTCCTACCGGATATAGTTTTAATCTCGACGGAACCACATTATACCTTTCACTGGCTACAATATTTGTTGCTCAGGCAGCAGGTATAGATCTTCCAATTGATAAACAGATACTTATCTGTTTAACTCTGATGCTTACCAGTAAAGGAGTTGCTGGTGTTTCAAGGGCTTCCCTGGTTATCCTGCTTGGGACTGCTGTAAGCTTTGGCTTGCCGACAGAACCAATTTTTATTATTCTGGGCATTGATGTATTAATGGACATGGCCCGTACTTCAGTAAATGTCATTGGCAATTGTCTCGCCACTGCTGTAATTGCCCGCTCTGAGAAAGAGTTTGATGATGTTGCAGCACGTAATTTCACAGCCGATTAA
- a CDS encoding bifunctional enoyl-CoA hydratase/phosphate acetyltransferase, whose product MVLKNLNDLKHLVEGGPKRKLVLAAAQDQHSLGAVIKAWHSGIIEPILIGDKEGIQSICAANNYDISGLRIIHETVPEMSVEMAVKMVSSKQADILMKGKIGSSTLLKCVLNKEWGLRTGNLLSHFALFEVDTYPKVIAVTDVAMNIAPNLQDKIAIVNNSVACLNRLGYVMPKVAVLGAVEMVNENMEATLHAALLSKMNQRDQIKNCIIDGPLAFDNAISLESAQHKGIRSEVAGDTDLLLMPDIEVGNVLYKSLVFFAKAKVASIILGAMAPIVLTSRSDSEQAKFDSILLAAASCR is encoded by the coding sequence ATGGTGTTAAAGAACCTAAATGACCTGAAACATCTTGTTGAGGGCGGACCAAAGAGAAAGTTAGTCCTCGCTGCAGCTCAGGATCAGCACTCACTGGGTGCTGTTATAAAAGCCTGGCATTCCGGCATAATTGAGCCGATACTTATTGGTGATAAGGAGGGTATTCAGAGCATTTGTGCTGCAAACAATTATGATATATCCGGATTACGTATTATTCATGAAACGGTGCCTGAGATGTCAGTTGAGATGGCTGTTAAGATGGTCAGTTCAAAACAGGCAGATATACTCATGAAAGGAAAGATAGGATCTTCAACGCTTCTGAAATGTGTACTGAATAAAGAGTGGGGACTGAGAACGGGGAATCTTTTGTCTCACTTTGCTCTTTTTGAAGTAGATACATATCCCAAGGTAATAGCAGTTACAGATGTGGCAATGAATATTGCACCGAATCTGCAGGATAAAATAGCCATAGTTAATAATTCAGTAGCCTGCCTGAACCGTTTGGGTTATGTTATGCCTAAGGTTGCTGTTTTGGGAGCAGTGGAGATGGTTAATGAGAACATGGAAGCCACTCTGCATGCTGCTCTTCTTTCAAAGATGAATCAGCGTGACCAGATAAAGAATTGCATTATCGACGGTCCTTTGGCATTTGATAATGCAATTAGCCTTGAAAGTGCACAGCATAAAGGAATAAGAAGCGAGGTTGCCGGAGATACAGATCTTTTACTTATGCCTGATATTGAGGTTGGTAATGTGCTCTATAAATCGCTGGTATTCTTTGCGAAAGCAAAGGTTGCTTCAATAATCCTTGGTGCAATGGCACCAATTGTACTTACATCCAGATCGGATTCTGAGCAGGCAAAATTCGACAGTATACTTTTAGCTGCCGCTTCCTGCAGATAA
- a CDS encoding helix-turn-helix transcriptional regulator, with translation MNGNYFLFTFVILIFFEMRERILEFLKAENKSSAQFAEEIGVQPSGISHIFSGRNNPSLDFVLKMLEKYHFLSTEWLLFGRGSMYKDSRMQTLFEEIKTSERDNELSMFDNDDAARVKDNVTPEKDPAGTVRQKSVHQGSGSLSRIIWFFEDNSFEEYFPR, from the coding sequence ATGAATGGAAATTATTTTCTGTTTACATTTGTAATATTAATATTTTTTGAAATGAGGGAGAGAATACTGGAATTTCTTAAAGCTGAAAATAAGTCTTCAGCTCAGTTTGCAGAGGAGATTGGTGTTCAGCCATCAGGTATTTCACACATATTCTCTGGACGGAACAATCCAAGTCTTGATTTTGTACTTAAAATGCTTGAAAAATACCATTTCCTGTCAACTGAATGGCTCCTGTTTGGCAGAGGATCAATGTATAAGGACAGCAGAATGCAGACATTATTTGAAGAGATTAAAACATCAGAACGTGATAATGAGCTTAGCATGTTTGATAATGATGACGCTGCCAGAGTAAAGGACAATGTGACTCCGGAAAAGGATCCAGCCGGCACAGTAAGGCAAAAATCAGTCCATCAGGGTTCTGGTTCTTTAAGCAGGATTATCTGGTTTTTTGAGGATAATAGTTTTGAGGAATATTTTCCACGTTGA
- the proC gene encoding pyrroline-5-carboxylate reductase has translation MLSNKVAIIGCGNIGISIINGLLKAKTIESESITATRRNIGELSVLEGTGVRLTNDNVAAVKASRLVVIAVKPYNIEGVLNEIKDHLIPKHHILISVTAGIPLNQISKTVGGEITVFRAMPNISASVGKSVTCVCHNGAGTVESESVKALFDYVGTTMTIEEDLMESATILGACGIAYVLRFIRAMIQGGIQIGFDAVTASAIVNQTVKGAAELLIEGHQHPEFEIDKVTTPKGCTIVGLNEMEHNGFSSSLIKGLVASFDKIEK, from the coding sequence ATGTTAAGCAATAAAGTGGCAATTATAGGTTGCGGAAATATCGGAATCTCGATTATCAATGGGTTACTAAAAGCAAAAACAATTGAATCTGAGAGTATTACTGCAACAAGAAGGAACATAGGAGAGCTCTCGGTCCTTGAAGGAACTGGAGTAAGGCTGACAAACGACAATGTAGCAGCAGTGAAAGCGTCAAGGCTGGTTGTAATTGCAGTAAAGCCATATAACATTGAAGGTGTACTTAACGAAATTAAAGACCATCTTATACCGAAACATCATATTCTGATATCGGTAACAGCGGGCATACCTCTAAACCAGATCTCCAAAACAGTGGGTGGTGAAATCACTGTGTTCAGGGCAATGCCAAATATCTCTGCAAGCGTTGGAAAATCAGTAACATGCGTTTGTCATAACGGAGCAGGTACCGTGGAATCTGAATCTGTAAAGGCTCTTTTTGATTATGTGGGTACAACAATGACAATAGAGGAAGATCTGATGGAATCTGCTACTATCCTTGGAGCCTGTGGCATTGCATATGTTTTAAGGTTTATCAGGGCAATGATTCAGGGAGGGATTCAGATAGGTTTTGATGCAGTAACAGCCAGTGCTATTGTGAATCAGACTGTAAAGGGTGCAGCAGAACTGTTAATTGAAGGACATCAGCATCCTGAATTTGAAATAGATAAGGTGACCACTCCGAAAGGATGTACAATTGTTGGTTTGAATGAGATGGAACATAATGGTTTCAGTTCATCTCTTATAAAAGGACTGGTGGCTTCATTCGATAAAATAGAAAAATAG
- a CDS encoding acetate kinase, which produces MKILVLNCGSSSIKYQLFDMATAVVLAKGIVEKIGLKGSFLKNERFDGDKVKLEGEILDHQTGIEYLLGMMVSKKRGVIKDLNEIDAVGHRLVHGGELFQESCYLDDVTIKGVENCSDLAPLHNPANLKGIYAMKSVLPNVPQVGVFDTSFHQTMPDYSFMYALPYSLYKKYGIRRYGFHGTSHSYVSKRACEILNVDYKSKKIITCHLGNGASITAIKDGKSLDTSMGLTPVEGLIMGTRSGDVDAGALTLIMEKEEIDFASLNTLLNKHSGVLGVSGISSDMREIESAAAEGDERAILALKMYEYRVKKYIGAYAAAMGGVDILIFTGGIGENGSETRENICKDFEFIGIDFDKSVNEGVRGKELVISKKDSKVTVMIVPTNEEFVIASETRDIVDARKAK; this is translated from the coding sequence ATGAAAATATTAGTTCTTAATTGTGGCAGTTCATCTATAAAATATCAGCTCTTCGACATGGCTACTGCTGTAGTCCTGGCTAAAGGAATTGTTGAAAAAATCGGATTAAAAGGTTCCTTTTTGAAAAATGAAAGATTCGATGGTGACAAAGTAAAGCTTGAGGGTGAAATACTTGACCATCAGACAGGTATTGAATATCTTCTCGGCATGATGGTAAGCAAAAAGAGGGGGGTTATCAAGGACCTCAACGAAATCGATGCAGTTGGTCACCGGCTGGTACATGGCGGTGAACTGTTTCAGGAGAGCTGTTACCTCGATGATGTAACGATCAAAGGTGTCGAAAACTGCTCAGACCTTGCACCTCTGCACAACCCTGCCAACCTCAAGGGTATATATGCAATGAAATCAGTATTGCCAAATGTTCCGCAGGTTGGGGTATTTGACACATCTTTTCATCAGACTATGCCTGATTATTCCTTTATGTATGCATTGCCTTATTCCCTGTATAAAAAGTACGGTATAAGAAGATACGGATTCCATGGTACAAGTCACAGCTATGTTTCAAAGAGAGCCTGTGAGATTTTAAATGTTGATTATAAATCGAAAAAAATAATAACCTGCCATTTAGGTAACGGTGCATCTATTACTGCAATAAAGGATGGCAAATCGCTTGATACTTCGATGGGACTTACACCTGTAGAAGGACTTATCATGGGTACCAGATCAGGTGATGTCGATGCAGGTGCACTGACTTTGATAATGGAGAAGGAGGAGATCGATTTTGCTTCATTAAATACTCTCCTTAATAAGCATAGCGGAGTTCTTGGTGTTTCAGGTATATCATCCGACATGAGAGAAATTGAATCAGCAGCTGCAGAAGGAGATGAGCGTGCTATACTGGCATTAAAGATGTATGAATACCGTGTTAAGAAATATATTGGTGCCTATGCCGCTGCAATGGGAGGCGTTGATATTCTTATATTTACAGGAGGTATTGGCGAGAACGGTTCAGAGACAAGAGAAAACATATGTAAGGACTTTGAATTTATCGGTATCGATTTCGATAAATCAGTAAATGAAGGAGTTCGCGGCAAAGAACTCGTTATAAGCAAGAAAGATTCCAAAGTCACAGTTATGATAGTACCTACAAATGAGGAATTTGTTATAGCTTCTGAAACACGCGATATTGTTGATGCCCGCAAAGCCAAGTAG
- a CDS encoding phosphate acetyltransferase: protein MIKSLQQLEEKVLSLKRKHRIAVAWAQDTNTIGAIDKAVKKGFAEALLLGNKTEIKKTCQAEGINYKNFTIIECENEILASAEAVRLARNNEADVVMKGLVGTDKFLKAVMDKEKGIMYPNAVLSYVGAMEIPAYHKLLFITDPAVIPFPDLDQKVAMAGYAIEMAHKFGITKPKVALISATEKKSHHFASSADYTAMCQLAESGQIMNCTMDGPLDLFLACDKKSVQIKGVDTPVDGDADILLFPSLESSNPFYKGLMLFAGGELAGLIRGTTKPVIVMSRSESEKSKYYCIALSCLMA, encoded by the coding sequence ATGATCAAGTCTCTCCAACAGTTGGAAGAAAAGGTGCTCAGTCTGAAAAGGAAGCATCGCATTGCAGTTGCCTGGGCACAGGATACAAATACTATTGGCGCTATTGATAAAGCTGTAAAAAAGGGATTTGCTGAGGCTCTGTTACTTGGCAATAAAACAGAGATCAAAAAGACCTGTCAGGCTGAGGGCATCAATTATAAGAACTTCACAATAATAGAATGTGAGAATGAAATTCTGGCTTCTGCAGAGGCTGTCAGATTAGCACGGAACAATGAGGCTGACGTGGTTATGAAGGGCCTTGTTGGAACCGATAAATTTCTCAAAGCTGTAATGGATAAGGAAAAGGGTATCATGTATCCGAATGCAGTACTTAGTTATGTAGGTGCCATGGAGATCCCTGCTTATCATAAGCTTCTCTTTATAACTGATCCTGCTGTAATTCCGTTTCCTGATCTTGATCAGAAAGTTGCCATGGCTGGATATGCAATAGAAATGGCGCATAAATTCGGAATCACTAAGCCAAAGGTCGCACTTATCAGTGCAACAGAAAAAAAGAGCCACCATTTTGCAAGCTCTGCAGATTACACAGCAATGTGCCAGTTGGCTGAAAGTGGTCAGATCATGAATTGTACAATGGATGGACCGCTTGATCTGTTCCTGGCATGTGACAAAAAAAGTGTTCAGATAAAAGGGGTTGATACCCCTGTGGATGGAGATGCTGACATATTACTGTTTCCGTCGCTGGAGTCGAGCAATCCATTCTATAAAGGTTTAATGCTTTTTGCAGGTGGTGAACTTGCCGGACTGATCAGAGGTACCACCAAACCGGTAATTGTTATGTCAAGAAGTGAAAGTGAAAAATCTAAGTATTACTGTATTGCCCTTTCATGCCTGATGGCTTAA